The following coding sequences lie in one Lolium perenne isolate Kyuss_39 chromosome 2, Kyuss_2.0, whole genome shotgun sequence genomic window:
- the LOC127329683 gene encoding TPD1 protein homolog 1A-like, which translates to MTTTPTAVLIFMMLTALVASTSAAGGGVLCDVEKDLVIWQSLGEPQRDESAMYKVDVTNQCAGDGPCAISKILLRCGNFRSLVPVDSRLLRVVRPGVCLLNGGHTVRQNSNFSFVYASYVRQNLYVLSARCQ; encoded by the coding sequence ATGACGACGACGCCGACCGCCGTGCTGATCTTCATGATGCTCACGGCCCTCGTCGCCTCCACGTCCGCTGCCGGTGGCGGCGTCCTCTGCGACGTCGAGAAGGACCTCGTGATATGGCAGAGCCTGGGCGAGCCGCAGAGGGACGAGTCGGCGATGTACAAGGTGGACGTGACGAACCAGTGCGCCGGCGACGGGCCCTGCGCCATCTCGAAGATCTTACTGCGGTGCGGCAACTTCCGGTCCCTGGTCCCCGTCGACTCCAGGCTGCTCCGCGTGGTCCGCCCCGGCGTGTGCCTCCTCAACGGCGGCCACACGGTCCGCCAGAACAGCAACTTCTCCTTCGTCTACGCCAGCTACGTGCGCCAGAACCTCTACGTCCTCTCGGCAAGGTGCCAGTGA
- the LOC127337084 gene encoding receptor-like kinase TMK3 gives MAAVPPPFLILLIPLLAAAALTLTTAATIDPGDLAVLEDLRGTLTNAADVLAWPKHTDACAWPHVSCDRAGRVNNLDLKNANLAGTLPASFPTLTALQDLSLQNNALSGPLPSFAGMASLRHAYLNGNDFLSIPADFFSDLADLEEICLDDNPRLNASTGGWRIPPTLPASAPQLRVLRLDNCSLVGPIPPSLGAMTALQSLMLAYNNLTGAIPPTFSSSAIQTLWLNNQRGDADRLSGPLSFLAGMTRLQQAWLHGNHFSGPIPDAIANLTQLTQLWLNGNRLVGLVPPALLSLPLLRDLKLDDNLLVGPAPALLFPGANVTFSHNGFCGAACAPEVTALLGFLAGVGFPQRLAESWAGNDPCKDWLGVSCYQAKVTLLNLPGYGLNGSVSASLGNLSALSDVRLNANNLTGRVPDSLASLKSLRKLDLSANDLTGPLPAFSHDVSVNVDGNPSFNGPSAPAHRSPTTPSTPAGSPRGDNNTNTTSNNKKRSALVLAVTIPVAVTVLALVSLGAVLLLRKKNNNGSVQPQASSVVVHPRDGSGSGSDPDNLVKVAMASSDSFGGTSSATSSRDSDIHMIEARSFVIAVQVLRSATKNFAQDNVLGRGGFGVVYKGVLHDGTMIAVKRMESSVISNKALDEFQAEIAILTKVRHRNLVSILGYAIEGNERLLVYEHMSNGALSKHLFQWKVHGLEPLSWKKRLNIALDVARGMEYLHTLAQQCYIHRDLKPANILLGDDFRAKVSDFGLLKSAPDGNFSVATRLAGTFGYLAPEYAVTGKITTKADVFSFGVVLMELITGMTAIDERRIDEETRYLASWFCQIRKDEEKFRAAIDPALVLTDEILESISVIADLAGHCTSREPLQRPDMGHAVTVLVPMVEKWKPSNNEAEDYMGIDLHLPLLQMVKGWQESEASMTDGDSILSRLDDSKGSIPARPAGFAESFTSADGR, from the exons ATGGCCGCCGTCCCACCTCccttcctcatcctcctcatccccctcctcgccgccgccgccctcaccctcaccaccgccgccaccatcgACCCGGGCGACCTGGCCGTGCTCGAGGACCTGCGCGGCACCCTCACCAACGCCGCCGACGTCCTCGCCTGGCCGAAACACACCGACGCGTGCGCCTGGCCCCACGTCTCCTGCGACCGCGCCGGCCGGGTCAACAACCTCGACCTCAAGAACGCCAACCTCGCCGGCACCCTCCCGGCCTCCTTCCCCACCCTCACCGCGCTCCAGGACCTCAGCCTCCAGAACAACGCCCTCTCCGGCCCCCTCCCCTCCTTCGCCGGCATGGCCTCCCTCCGCCACGCCTACCTCAACGGCAACGACTTCCTCTCCATCCCCGCCGACTTCTTCTCCGACCTCGCCGACCTCGAGGAGATCTGCCTCGACGACAACCCGCGCCTCAACGCCTCCACCGGCGGCTGGCGCATCCCCCCAACCCTCCCCGCCTCCGCCCCGCAGCTCCGCGTCCTCCGCCTCGACAACTGCAGCCTCGTCGGCCCCATCCCGCCGTCCCTCGGCGCCATGACCGCGCTCCAGAGCCTCATGCTCGCCTACAACAACCTCACCGGCGCCATCCcgcccaccttctcctcctccgccATCCAGACCCTCTGGCTCAACAACCAGCGCGGCGACGCCGACCGCCTCTCGGGCCCGCTCTCCTTCCTCGCCGGCATGACCCGCCTCCAGCAGGCCTGGCTCCACGGGAACCACTTCTCGGGCCCCATCCCCGACGCCATCGCCAACCTCACCCAGCTCACCCAGCTCTGGCTCAACGGCAACCGCCTCGTCGGCCTCGTGCCGCCCGCCCTACTCTCCCTCCCACTCCTCCGGGACCTCAAGCTCGACGACAACCTCCTCGTCGGCCCGGCCCCCGCGCTGCTCTTCCCCGGCGCCAACGTAACCTTCTCCCACAACGGCTTCTGCGGCGCGGCGTGCGCGCCCGAGGTCACGGCCCTGCTCGGCTTCCTCGCGGGCGTCGGCTTCCCGCAGCGGCTCGCCGAGTCCTGGGCCGGCAACGACCCCTGCAAGGACTGGCTCGGCGTCTCCTGCTACCAGGCCAAGGTCACCCTGCTCAACCTCCCCGGGTACGGCCTCAACGGCAGCGTCAGCGCCAGCCTCGGCAACCTCTCCGCGCTCTCCGACGTCAGGCTCAACGCCAACAACCTCACCGGCCGTGTCCCGGACAGCCTCGCGAGCCTCAAGTCCCTCAGGAAGCTCGATCTCTCCGCCAACGACCTCACAGGCCCGCTCCCGGCCTTCAGCCACGATGTCAGCGTCAATGTCGACGGCAATCCCAGCTTCAACGGACCATCCGCGCCTGCCCATCGGTCGCCGACGACTCCCAGCACACCAGCCGGCTCTCCCAGAGgcgacaacaacaccaacaccaccagCAACAACAAGAAGAGATCAGCCCTGGTGCTGGCAGTCACCATCCCGGTGGCGGTCACCGTGCTGGCCCTCGTCTCGCTGGGCGCCGTGCTGCTCCTCCGCAAGAAGAACAACAACGGCTCTGTCCAGCCGCAGGCGTCCTCCGTCGTCGTCCACCCCCGcgacggctccggctccggctccgaccCGGACAACCTCGTCAAGGTCGCCATGGCCAGCAGCGACAGCTTCGGCGGCACGTCCAGCGCGACCAGCAGCCGCGACAGCGACATCCACATGATCGAGGCGCGCAGCTTCGTCATCGCCGTGCAGGTCCTCCGCAGCGCCACCAAGAACTTCGCACAGGACAACGTGCTCGGCCGCGGCGGCTTCGGCGTCGTCTACAAGGGGGTGCTGCACGACGGCACCATGATCGCTGTGAAGAGGATGGAGTCCTCCGTCATCAGCAACAAGGCCCTCGACGAGTTCCAGGCGGAGATCGCCATCCTCACCAAGGTCCGGCACCGCAACCTCGTGTCCATACTCGGCTACGCCATCGAAGGGAACGAGAGGCTGCTCGTCTACGAGCACATGTCCAACGGAGCGCTCAGCAAGCATCTCTTCCAGTGGAAGGTGCACGGCCTGGAGCCCCTGTCCTGGAAGAAGAGGCTCAACATCGCGCTGGACGTCGCCCGTGGGATGGAGTACCTTCACACCCTCGCGCAGCAGTGCTACATCCACAGGGATCTCAAGCCGGCCAACATTCTCCTCGGCGATGATTTCCGAGCAAAGGTCTCGGACTTTGGGCTGCTTAAATCTGCGCCGGACGGGAACTTCTCTGTGGCGACCAGACTCGCCGGAACTTTTGGTTACTTGGCGCCTGAATATGCTG TGACTGGGAAAATCACGACAAAAGCAGACGTTTTCAGCTTCGGTGTAGTGCTGATGGAGCTGATAACCGGAATGACCGCCATCGACGAGAGACGCATCGACGAGGAAACCCGGTACCTTGCCTCCTGGTTCTGCCAGATAAGGAAGGACGAAGAGAAGTTCAGGGCAGCCATCGACCCCGCCCTGGTCCTCACCGACGAGATTCTCGAGAGCATCTCGGTGATCGCAGATCTAGCCGGGCATTGCACGTCCCGGGAGCCCTTGCAGCGGCCGGACATGGGGCACGCCGTGACGGTGTTAGTCCCGATGGTGGAGAAGTGGAAGCCATCGAACAACGAAGCCGAAGATTACATGGGCATCGACCTGCACCTGCCGCTGCTCCAGATGGTGAAGGGGTGGCAGGAGTCGGAAGCGAGCATGACGGACGGGGACAGCATCCTCAGCCGCCTCGACGACAGCAAGGGCAGCATCCCCGCCCGGCCCGCCGGGTTCGCCGAGTCCTTCACCTCCGCCGACGGCCGGTGA